In the Micromonospora narathiwatensis genome, one interval contains:
- a CDS encoding Rv3654c family TadE-like protein: protein MAVSRDRRPARTTRWRYGRQIGDGGRPATDRGGATVCLLAVGLVFVLVGLFGAALGAARTARQQARNAADFGALAGAGRALDSEDVACGRADELARANGGRLVACRLDGLDVVVTAEVRVAPLPGLVRTATATARAGPVRG from the coding sequence ATGGCCGTGAGCAGGGACCGACGACCGGCCCGCACCACGCGGTGGCGCTACGGCCGGCAGATCGGCGACGGGGGCCGCCCGGCGACGGACCGGGGCGGGGCGACCGTCTGCCTGCTCGCGGTAGGTCTCGTGTTCGTGCTGGTCGGGCTCTTCGGCGCGGCGCTGGGCGCGGCCCGGACGGCGCGGCAGCAGGCCCGGAACGCGGCGGACTTCGGGGCCCTGGCGGGCGCCGGTCGGGCGCTCGACAGCGAGGACGTCGCGTGCGGACGGGCCGACGAGCTGGCGCGGGCCAACGGCGGCCGGCTGGTGGCCTGCCGGCTCGACGGGCTCGATGTCGTGGTCACGGCGGAGGTAAGGGTCGCGCCGTTGCCCGGGCTGGTCCGCACCGCGACCGCGACCGCCCGGGCTGGTCCGGTGCGTGGCTGA
- a CDS encoding DEAD/DEAH box helicase produces the protein MFPKVQDVTIDDFSSASPPPRHDLKPPSDRLPPPRDPKPPSAAAGSARGGPGLPPGELLRRLRTRHAADPVTHVERVPARAGQPAPWPAWTPEELRAAFARRGVVAPWRHQAEAAELAYAGQHVVVATGTASGKSLAYQLPALATLLADPRATVLYLAPTKALAADQLRAVADLDLDGVRPACYDGDTPRAEREWIRQHSRFVLTNPDMLHHGILPGHAQWSGFLRRLAYVVVDECHTYRGVFGSHVAHVLRRLRRQCARYGGRTPIQALASSRGTPAQALPGPRGTSGPASAGSPVFVLASATSGDPAAAAERLTGLPVTAVTEDTSPRGGVTFALWEPPLLPPSSAVEEIADLAPVRRSALRETADLLADSVVEGVRTLAFVRSRRGAEVVAANARRSLDEAVPGLGDRVAAYRAGYLREERRELERALLHGDLLGLASTNALELGVDLVGLDTVLICGWPGTRASLWQQAGRAGRSGDEALAVLVARDDPLDTYLVHHPEALFGRPVEATVLDPANPYVLAPQLACAAFEAPLTPADLELFGAGAKEAVDSLVEAGALRQRPTGWYWRHRERPEVDLRGEDGAPVCVVEASTGRLLGTVDGGSAHFLLHSGAVYLHQGVSYVVDSLDLADGCALVHAEEPDWSTHARDVTSLSVVSVRSYVDAGPVGLFLGEVDVTSQVASYQRRRIATGEVIDTRPLDLPARELRTVAVWFTLSPESLALAGVEPADVPGALHAAEHAAIGLLPLMATCDRWDIGGLSTAVHPDTEAPTVFVYDGHPGGAGFAERAYGTAAAWLRATRDAIAECGCESGCPSCVQSPKCGNGNNPLSKPGAVRVLDVVLANLAAADACAASTRCSTPGR, from the coding sequence GTGTTCCCGAAGGTGCAGGACGTGACCATCGACGACTTCAGCTCGGCGAGTCCGCCGCCGCGCCACGACCTGAAGCCGCCGTCCGACCGTCTGCCGCCGCCCCGCGACCCGAAGCCGCCGTCCGCAGCCGCCGGTTCGGCGCGCGGCGGCCCGGGGCTACCGCCGGGCGAGCTGCTTCGCCGGCTGCGCACCCGGCACGCCGCCGACCCGGTCACCCACGTCGAGCGGGTGCCGGCCCGCGCCGGGCAGCCGGCCCCGTGGCCGGCGTGGACCCCCGAGGAGCTGCGGGCGGCGTTCGCCCGGCGCGGGGTGGTCGCCCCGTGGCGGCACCAGGCCGAGGCCGCCGAGCTGGCGTACGCCGGGCAGCACGTGGTGGTGGCCACCGGGACCGCGTCCGGCAAGTCGCTGGCGTACCAACTGCCGGCGCTGGCCACGCTGCTCGCCGACCCGCGCGCCACCGTGCTCTACCTGGCCCCGACCAAGGCGCTCGCCGCCGACCAGTTGCGCGCCGTCGCCGACCTCGATCTCGACGGGGTACGCCCGGCCTGCTACGACGGGGACACCCCGCGCGCCGAGCGGGAGTGGATCCGCCAGCACTCCCGGTTCGTGCTGACCAACCCGGACATGCTGCACCACGGCATCCTGCCCGGGCACGCCCAGTGGTCCGGGTTCCTGCGCCGGCTGGCATACGTGGTGGTCGACGAGTGCCACACCTACCGTGGCGTGTTCGGCTCGCACGTGGCGCACGTACTGCGTCGGCTGCGCCGGCAGTGCGCGAGGTACGGCGGCCGCACCCCCATCCAGGCGCTCGCCAGCTCGCGCGGCACCCCCGCGCAGGCGCTCCCCGGCCCGCGCGGCACCTCGGGTCCGGCGAGCGCCGGCTCGCCGGTGTTCGTGCTGGCCTCGGCGACGTCGGGCGACCCGGCGGCGGCGGCCGAACGGCTCACCGGCCTGCCGGTCACGGCCGTCACCGAGGACACCTCGCCGCGGGGCGGGGTGACCTTCGCGCTGTGGGAACCGCCGCTGCTGCCCCCGTCCTCGGCGGTCGAGGAGATCGCGGACCTGGCTCCGGTCCGGCGGTCCGCGCTCCGGGAGACCGCCGACCTGCTCGCCGACAGCGTCGTCGAGGGGGTCCGCACGCTCGCCTTCGTCCGATCCCGGCGCGGCGCCGAGGTGGTCGCCGCGAACGCCCGACGGTCGCTGGACGAGGCGGTGCCCGGGCTGGGTGACCGGGTGGCCGCCTACCGGGCCGGCTACCTGCGGGAGGAGCGGCGCGAGTTGGAACGCGCGCTGCTGCACGGCGACCTGCTGGGGCTCGCCTCCACCAACGCCCTCGAACTCGGCGTCGACCTGGTCGGGCTGGACACGGTGCTGATCTGCGGCTGGCCCGGCACCCGGGCGTCGCTCTGGCAGCAGGCCGGGCGGGCCGGACGCTCCGGCGACGAGGCCCTCGCGGTGCTCGTCGCCCGGGACGACCCGCTCGACACCTACCTGGTGCACCACCCGGAGGCGCTGTTCGGGCGGCCCGTCGAGGCGACCGTGCTCGACCCGGCCAACCCGTACGTGCTCGCTCCGCAGCTCGCCTGCGCCGCGTTCGAGGCCCCGCTCACCCCGGCCGACCTGGAACTCTTCGGGGCGGGAGCGAAGGAGGCGGTCGACTCGCTGGTCGAGGCCGGCGCCCTGCGGCAGCGGCCCACCGGCTGGTACTGGCGGCACCGGGAACGCCCCGAGGTCGACCTGCGCGGCGAGGACGGGGCACCGGTATGCGTGGTCGAGGCGTCGACCGGACGGCTGCTCGGCACCGTCGACGGCGGCTCCGCGCACTTCCTCCTCCATTCCGGCGCGGTCTACCTGCACCAGGGCGTCTCGTACGTGGTCGACTCGCTCGACCTCGCCGACGGGTGCGCGCTGGTGCACGCCGAGGAACCGGACTGGTCCACCCACGCCCGGGACGTCACCTCGCTCTCCGTGGTGTCGGTCCGGTCGTACGTGGACGCCGGGCCGGTCGGGCTCTTTCTCGGCGAGGTGGACGTGACCAGCCAGGTGGCGTCGTACCAGCGACGGCGGATCGCCACCGGCGAGGTGATCGACACCCGGCCGCTGGACCTGCCCGCCCGCGAGCTGCGTACCGTGGCCGTCTGGTTCACCCTCTCTCCGGAGTCCCTGGCGCTTGCCGGCGTGGAACCCGCCGACGTCCCGGGTGCCCTGCACGCCGCCGAACACGCCGCGATCGGCCTGCTGCCGCTGATGGCGACCTGCGACCGCTGGGACATCGGTGGGCTGTCGACCGCCGTGCACCCGGACACCGAGGCGCCCACCGTCTTCGTGTACGACGGCCACCCCGGCGGTGCCGGCTTCGCCGAACGGGCGTACGGGACAGCGGCGGCCTGGCTGCGCGCCACCCGCGACGCGATCGCCGAGTGCGGCTGCGAGTCGGGCTGCCCGTCGTGTGTCCAGTCCCCGAAGTGCGGCAACGGCAACAATCCGCTCTCCAAGCCCGGGGCGGTCCGGGTCCTCGACGTGGTCCTGGCCAACCTGGCGGCGGCCGACGCCTGCGCGGCATCCACCAGGTGCTCAACGCCTGGGCGATGA
- a CDS encoding STAS domain-containing protein, translating into MELSLATRTVGEHTVLEVGGEVDVYTAPRLRERLLELIDGGARRVVVDLGRVDFLDSTGLGVLVGALKRLRSAGGSFALVCDKEPLLKIFRITALDQVFPLHPTVDAAIDADPTGSGA; encoded by the coding sequence ATGGAGCTGTCGCTGGCGACCCGTACCGTGGGGGAGCACACGGTGCTCGAGGTCGGCGGTGAGGTGGACGTGTACACCGCGCCACGCCTGCGGGAGCGGCTCCTCGAACTGATCGACGGCGGTGCCCGCCGGGTCGTGGTCGACCTGGGGCGGGTGGACTTCCTCGACTCGACCGGCCTCGGCGTGCTGGTCGGCGCGCTGAAGCGGCTCCGCTCGGCCGGTGGCTCCTTCGCCCTGGTCTGCGACAAGGAGCCGCTGCTCAAGATCTTCCGGATCACCGCGCTGGACCAGGTCTTTCCGCTGCATCCCACGGTCGACGCGGCGATCGACGCCGACCCGACCGGCAGCGGCGCGTGA
- a CDS encoding TadE family type IV pilus minor pilin, producing MTTAASSGRPWGAGERGSFTAELAAGLPALVLLLVAGLTAVEAVTTRAGCLAAAREAVLAASRGEPGSTVAARHAPAGADISVAVSGDQVTATVRAPVRTLGARLPRITVSATAVAAVEPGTPGPWP from the coding sequence GTGACGACCGCCGCCTCGTCGGGACGGCCGTGGGGTGCCGGGGAACGGGGTTCGTTCACCGCGGAGCTGGCGGCCGGCCTGCCGGCGCTCGTCCTGCTGCTCGTCGCCGGTCTCACCGCGGTCGAGGCGGTGACCACGCGGGCCGGATGTCTGGCCGCGGCTCGGGAGGCGGTGCTTGCCGCCTCCCGTGGTGAGCCGGGCTCGACGGTCGCTGCTCGGCACGCCCCGGCCGGGGCCGACATCTCGGTCGCCGTTTCCGGCGACCAGGTCACCGCGACCGTCCGGGCACCGGTCCGTACGCTCGGCGCGCGGCTGCCCCGGATCACCGTGTCGGCGACCGCGGTGGCCGCCGTCGAACCCGGTACGCCAGGGCCATGGCCGTGA
- a CDS encoding LURP-one-related/scramblase family protein, whose amino-acid sequence MQLDSLQTQHQFLIRQRIRMMVNQYEVHAVAPDGSEGGLLAFAQQKRLAFKEQVTIYTDDSKQTPLLGFKARQRLDLGATYDVTDHSGTPIGLFRKDFAQSLLRSTWHVEQAGLPAITGQERSLPVALLRRFVDSLSWLPYHFDFVADGQPVFSVVKKWGLRDRYLVEIQHPQIDRRLVIAMAVGLDALQSR is encoded by the coding sequence GTGCAGCTCGACAGTTTGCAGACCCAGCACCAGTTCCTCATCCGCCAACGGATCCGGATGATGGTCAACCAGTACGAGGTGCACGCGGTGGCGCCGGACGGCTCCGAGGGCGGGCTGCTCGCGTTCGCGCAGCAGAAGCGGCTCGCGTTCAAGGAGCAGGTGACCATCTACACCGACGACTCCAAGCAGACCCCGCTGCTCGGCTTCAAGGCCCGCCAGCGGCTCGACCTCGGCGCCACGTACGACGTGACCGACCATTCCGGCACCCCGATCGGGCTGTTCCGCAAGGACTTCGCCCAGTCGCTGCTCCGCTCCACCTGGCACGTCGAGCAGGCCGGCCTGCCCGCGATCACCGGGCAGGAGCGCAGCCTCCCGGTGGCGCTGCTGCGCCGGTTCGTCGACTCGCTCTCCTGGCTGCCGTACCACTTCGACTTCGTGGCCGACGGCCAGCCCGTGTTCTCGGTCGTCAAGAAGTGGGGCCTCCGCGACCGGTACCTGGTCGAGATCCAGCACCCGCAGATCGACCGACGGCTGGTCATCGCCATGGCGGTCGGCCTCGACGCGCTGCAGAGCCGCTGA
- a CDS encoding DUF4244 domain-containing protein, whose protein sequence is MRRLLARLRGDAGMNTAEYAVGTLAAVAFAGILLKVLTSGNVQSALTAVIDRALK, encoded by the coding sequence ATGCGCAGACTTCTCGCCCGTCTGCGGGGTGACGCCGGGATGAACACGGCCGAGTACGCCGTCGGCACCCTCGCCGCGGTGGCCTTCGCCGGCATCCTGCTGAAGGTGCTCACCTCCGGCAACGTGCAGTCCGCGCTCACCGCCGTCATCGACCGGGCGCTGAAGTGA